A portion of the Hydractinia symbiolongicarpus strain clone_291-10 chromosome 10, HSymV2.1, whole genome shotgun sequence genome contains these proteins:
- the LOC130612923 gene encoding uncharacterized protein LOC130612923, with the protein MTEDISKKRRSRGAYVGVFKKIVNETVKPIYERFALKDHGAVLLSSYDLLEAKLLNVTTIQNEINDLIESENLANEMMSHLEFEQYAAKELTTLKKFLDKHVFENEGNVSVTSSDGSGNSSVRDRIKLPKLELKKFNGDPLQWKSFDESFECAIHKNESLSSVEKLTYLTNLLSGSAEQTISGLSLCNENYEIARDLLKERFGDPQITVSAHMNKLLTLENVKSSRDIKSMRKLYDLIESQVRSLKALGFKAENYGPMLIPVVLSKLPNDIKLMISRKFDEDIWDAEAVLKFLRKEIMAREKLSNIKLEEDEQREFPSSGSSLNAQAARTGTRKLFCSFCSGEHKSHECRTVTKLETRKEIVLKNGRCFLCLRKGHMSRECKASFRCFHCKGKHHVALCEKKHNPNPPPSRSPKKNETENKDAETEDSSLNVTPANINIASDRNNVLLQTAMATVTSCDGNYITPQARKRLNLKTVSKKELSIKVFGGEHSTKKLDLVKFEIKSTISNESINVSTFVNDICKPVSGQTINFAVENYEHLQGLQLADQNFSDDLHVDILIGADYYWNFFTKTVLRSSSGGPVAMGSKLGFILSGPVSTVSTTPVTANMACTHSLLIMKETQSDYEILNENVNKFYL; encoded by the coding sequence ATGACTGAAGATATCAGTAAAAAGAGAAGAAGTCGTGGTGCTTATGTTggtgtttttaagaaaattgttaATGAAACTGTGAAACCTATTTATGAAAGGTTTGCTTTGAAAGATCATGGTGCGGTACTCTTATCCAGTTATGATTTACTGGAAGCTAAATTATTGAACGTAACAACTattcaaaatgaaattaatgACTTAATTGAGTCAGAGAATTTAGCTAATGAAATGATGTCACACTTGGAATTTGAGCAGTATGCTGCGAAAGAgttaacaacattaaaaaagttTCTTGACAAGCATGTGTTTGAAAATGAAGGTAATGTTTCTGTTACTTCTTCTGATGGGTCTGGAAACTCCAGCGTGAGGGATCGAATTAAACTTCCGAAACTTGAGCTGAAAAAGTTTAACGGTGATCCTTTGCAATGGAAGTCCTTTGACGAATCTTTTGAGTGTGCGATACATAAGAATGAATCTCTTTCTTCTGTCGAAAAATTGACGTATTTAACAAATCTTTTGTCGGGCTCGGCAGAACAAACAATCAGCGGTTTATCGTTATGTAACGAAAACTATGAAATTGCGCGAGATCTTTTAAAAGAACGATTTGGTGATCCACAAATCACTGTGTCAGCTCATATGAACAAACTTTTAACTcttgaaaatgtaaaaagttcGAGAGATATTAAGTCTATGCGAAAACTTTACGACCTAATCGAATCTCAAGTGAGAAGTTTGAAAGCCCTGGGTTTTAAAGCAGAAAACTATGGACCTATGCTTATTCCTGTTGTTTTGTCAAAATTACCGAATGATATCAAATTAATGATAAGTAGAAAATTTGATGAAGATATTTGGGACGCTGAAGCagtgttaaaatttttaagaaaagaaattatggCACGTGAAAAACTTTCGAATATAAAATTAGAAGAAGATGAGCAGCGGGAGTTCCCCAGCAGTGGAAGTTCTTTGAATGCACAAGCTGCGCGAACTGGTACCCGAAAGTTATTCTGTTCCTTTTGTTCTGGTGAGCATAAATCACATGAATGCAGAACTGTAACAAAATTAGAAACCAGGaaagaaattgttttgaaaaatggacgctgttttttatgtttaagaaaAGGACACATGAGTCGTGAATGCAAAGCAAGTTTTCGTTGTTTTCACTGCAAAGGAAAACATCACGTAGCCTTATGCGAAAAGAAACATAATCCAAATCCTCCTCCTAGTCGTAGTCCTAAGAAAAATGAAACCGAAAATAAAGATGCAGAAACTGAAGATTCTTCCTTGAACGTTACACCTGCTAATATAAACATAGCTTCTGATCGAAATAATGTTTTGCTGCAAACTGCTATGGCTACAGTTACATCATGCGATGGAAATTACATCACACCGCAAGCGAGAAAAAGGTTGAATTTAAAAACTGTTTCAAAAAAAGAACTGAGTATTAAAGTCTTTGGAGGTGAACACTCTACGAAAAAACTTGATCTTGtcaaatttgaaattaaaagcACAATATCGAATGAGAGCATTAATGTTTCTACCTTTGTGAATGATATTTGCAAACCTGTTTCCGGACAAACTATCAATTTTGCTGTTGAAAATTATGAACATTTGCAAGGCTTACAATTAGCTGATCAGAATTTTAGCGACGATCTACACGTCGACATATTAATTGGAGCCGATTATTACTGGAATTTTTTCACGAAAACTGTTTTACGAAGTTCTAGCGGAGGTCCTGTTGCCATGGGATCAAAACTTGGATTTATCTTAAGTGGTCCAGTTTCTACTGTCTCTACCACTCCTGTTACAGCAAATATGGCTTGTACTCATTCGTTATTAATTATGAAAGAAACTCAATCAGATTATGAGATTCTGAATGAAAACgtgaataaattttatttatag
- the LOC130612925 gene encoding LOW QUALITY PROTEIN: P2X purinoceptor 7-like (The sequence of the model RefSeq protein was modified relative to this genomic sequence to represent the inferred CDS: inserted 1 base in 1 codon) yields the protein MYYQPALLMSLLERSGDGGGYHPQPNGDSPTWCKCGNCREMPTEVEKCCGYVPRNCISLEPEMEIILLEPTVLRIARNYRNDVCALPAQENPDENKSMRHAAYRQYVLWQSEYLGKGXRRIIPSCWIWKIRNRYPDPFGQYVGFKPSRLI from the exons ATGTACTACCAGCCTGCTCTTTTAATGTCCTTGTTAGAGAGAAGTGGTGACGGTGGCGGCTACCATCCACAGCCCAACGGTGATTCACCTACATGGTGTAAGTGCGGGAACTGTCGTGAAATGCCAACAGAAGTTGAGAAGTGTTGTGGGTACGTTCCGAGGAACTGCATCAGTCTGGAACCG GAAATGGAAATAATTCTACTGGAGCCAACAGTACTCCGTATTGCCCGAAATTATCGGAATGATGTGTGCGCCCTACCCGCCCAAGAAAACCCTGACGAGAACAAGTCAATGAGGCATGCTGCTTACAGGCAGTATGTTTTATGGCAGAGTGAATACTTAGGGAAAG ACAGGCGTATCATTCCAAGTTGCTGGATTTGGAAGATAAGAAATCGGTATCCTGATCCGTTCGGACAATACGTTGGCTTCAAACCTTCTAGGTTGATATAG
- the LOC130612921 gene encoding uncharacterized protein LOC130612921 codes for MDVLKKELLNVYNIDNIFYWTDSTIAYSWIKNDNKDYKTFVQNRLEEIRKLTASGKWCLVPSKDNPADIVSRGCSPSELNSLWFSGPTFLTLLETHWPHLKPGDKFISDDMTKEEVRKEEKVQTLNNELKNITVSENLSIISTDTVSENVCDNVMSSTTPVSDEVYDTVCDVSTANENVSDSVNTNFPIIPGIRNIIDIKKYSSFDKLVHVTAYVMRFISNVKKKKEDRKNFNYKRLSAEEIGHARLVIIKDAQEDVKRHKKFKHWEKNLDLFEDTDFLLRCRGRLGNAPVPYNSRYPILLVPDSYLTKLIIRHVHESVKHYGTKITLTELRREFWIPSGRNVVRNFIRTCQKCRRYETKPYPPSLPKSRLQDNMSFEVVGIDYAGPLFVKNVFNEEPDMYKAWIVLITCASTRAIHLDLASNSSGPECIEVLKRFIARKGAPNFILSDNGKCFISEDVQNFAASKNINWKFNIESALWQGGFFERLVKSVKRPLKKVLGNSRLKYNELLTILTEIEFILNNRPLTYIYEELNEEPLTPNHLMYGRKLNTKAEENNLIPEDLSADMSVKRKENVNRLLTHFWNRWRDEYVTELREFHKLKNSRFNKCLIPNVDDVVVVADDRMPRSQWRIGRIKETLKGKDGKIRAAIVQCKTDQDRRSNLRRPINKLIPFEQCIIPNDESTEPAIQFIDEQSVTQNDQLAESKITFVDEKDLEIVNI; via the coding sequence ATGGAcgttttaaaaaaggaattatTGAATGTGTATAATATTGACAATATTTTCTATTGGACTGATTCAACTATTGCATATTCATGGATTAAAAACGATAACAAAGATTATAAAACCTTTGTTCAAAACCGCTTAGAGGAAATTAGAAAACTGACTGCATCTGGCAAATGGTGTTTAGTACCATCGAAAGACAACCCTGCAGATATAGTATCTAGGGGTTGCTCCCCCTCTGAATTGAATTCTTTGTGGTTCAGTGGACCCACGTTTCTAACTTTACTTGAAACCCACTGGCCACACCTTAAACCTGGTGATAAGTTTATTAGTGATGACATGACAAAAGAAGAAgttagaaaagaagaaaaagttcAAACATTAAATAATgaactaaaaaatattactgTGTCTGAAAATCTATCTATTATTTCTACTGATACTGTGTCTGAGAATGTTTGTGATAATGTTATGTCTTCTACTACTCCTGTGTCTGATGAAGTGTATGATACTGTATGTGATGTTTCTACTGCCAATGAAAATGTCTCGGATAGTGTAAACACGAATTTCCCAATTATACCGGGTATACGTAACataattgatataaaaaaatacagtagTTTTGATAAATTAGTACACGTCACAGCTTATGTGATGAGATTTATAAGTaatgtaaaaaagaagaaagaagatagaaaaaattttaattataagaGGCTATCAGCCGAAGAAATTGGTCATGCAAGATTGGTAATCATCAAAGATGCTCAAGAAGATGTGAAAAGACACAAGAAATTTAAACATTGGGAAAAGAACCTGGATTTATTTGAAGACacagattttttgctgaggtgCAGGGGTCGGTTAGGAAATGCTCCTGTACCATATAACTCCAGGTATCCCATTCTGTTAGTACCAGACTCTTATCTAACAAAATTAATCATTCGACATGTGCATGAATCTGTGAAGCATTATGGCACAAAAATAACACTCACAGAACTTAGAAGAGAATTTTGGATTCCATCTGGTAGAAATGTTGTTAGAAATTTTATTCGTACATGTCAAAAGTGCCGAAGGTACGAGACCAAACCATATCCTCCATCATTACCGAAGAGTAGATTACAAGATAACATGTCATTTGAAGTAGTTGGCATCGACTATGCTGGtcctttatttgtaaaaaatgtttttaacgaaGAACCAGATATGTATAAAGCTTGGATAGTTCTTATAACGTGTGCGAGTACTAGAGCTATTCATTTAGACTTAGCTTCGAATTCTTCTGGACCTGAATGTATAGAAGTTCTGAAACGATTTATTGCTCGAAAAGGAGCACCGAACTTCATTTTATCTGACAATGGTAAATGTTTTATTAGCGAAGACGTACAAAACTTTGCTGCtagtaaaaatattaattgGAAATTTAATATTGAGTCTGCCCTTTGGCAAGGCGGATTCTTCGAACGTTTGGTCAAATCAGTCAAAAGACCACTGAAGAAAGTTCTGGGCAATAGTCGCCTGAAGTATAACGAACTTTTAACGATACTAACTGAAATTGAATTTATACTAAATAACAGACCATTAACGTACATATATGAAGAACTTAATGAAGAACCATTAACACCTAATCATCTTATGTATGGAAGAAAATTAAACACGAAAGCAGAGGAGAACAACTTAATACCTGAAGATCTCTCGGCTGATATGAGTGTCAAACGGAAAGAAAACGTAAACCGATTACTGACACACTTTTGGAATAGATGGCGTGACGAATACGTCACAGAATTACGAGAATTCCACAAATTGAAGAATAGTCGTTTCAATAAATGTTTAATTCCAAACGTTGACGACGTAGTTGTTGTTGCTGATGATAGAATGCCACGATCACAATGGCGAATTGGTCGAATAAAAGAAACGTTGAAGGGAAAAGATGGAAAAATACGTGCAGCGATAGTACAATGCAAAACTGATCAAGACAGACGATCAAATTTACGGCGACCGATCAATAAATTGATACCGTTTGAACAGTGTATTATTCCAAACGATGAATCAACAGAACCAGCAATACAATTTATTGATGAACAATCAGTTACACAAAACGATCAGTTAGCTGAATCAAAGATAACATTTGTTGATGAAAAGGATCTTGAGATTGTAAACATTTGA
- the LOC130612922 gene encoding uncharacterized protein LOC130612922, which yields MFIEDNYSLAKDRLRSQFNKLKNNTELLKTYDDIFKEQLDSGIIEKTTESPGVGETHYLPHRAVIKPNRNTTKVRIVFDSSAKHKDSRSLNECLYTGPSLNTSLFGVLLRFRAYNIAITGDIEKAFHQISVSPEDRNLLRFIWYDDVNNFDDQKFENNALADYRFCRVVFGATCSPFLLSATLIFHLHGYVECDPQFVQKLLESLHVDDLTAGGVNDSDALCFYTKCQERLSEGGFNLRKFNSNSKMLENIVNSTQDETEIKFQPTIKVLGLEWNKLSDEINFNFSDMLKNIKLPTTKRNIMHFLASIYDPLGIINPIVVTIKVLFQDLCVAKFDWDQPSEGEFYKDGMKFVLALTLKL from the coding sequence ATGTTCATTGAGGATAACTATTCACTAGCTAAAGACCGCCTCCGATCAcagtttaataaattaaaaaacaataccgAATTATTGAAAACATACGACGATATATTTAAAGAACAATTGGACAGCGGTATCATTGAAAAGACGACAGAAAGCCCTGGTGTTGGGGAAACCCATTATCTCCCCCACAGAGCTGTTATTAAACCTAACAGAAATACAACGAAAGTACGTATAGTCTTCGATTCTAGCGCAAAGCATAAAGATAGTCGATCGCTAAATGAATGTTTATATACCGGTCCATCACTGAACACTTCATTGTTTGGAGTGTTGTTACGATTTAGAGCGTATAATATCGCAATAACTGGTGACATTGAAAAAGCCTTCCATCAAATATCGGTATCACCTGAAGATCGTAATTTACTCCGATTTATCTGGTACGACGATGTGAATAATTTTGATGAtcaaaagtttgaaaataaCGCGCTAGCTGATTATAGATTCTGCCGAGTAGTCTTTGGAGCCACTTGTTCTCCATTTCTTCTGTCTGCAACTTTGATTTTTCATTTACACGGTTATGTTGAATGTGATCCGCAATTTGTGCAGAAGTTACTTGAATCTCTGCATGTTGATGATTTGACTGCGGGTGGCGTTAATGATTCTGATGCTTTGTGTTTTTACACGAAGTGTCAGGAGAGGCTCAGTGAAGGAGGGTTTAATTTGAGAAAGTTTAACTCTAACTCCAAAATGCTTGAGAACATCGTCAATAGTACTCAGGATGAAACTGAAATCAAATTTCAACCCACTATTAAAGTTTTGGGACTTGAATGGAACAAACTCTCTGACgaaattaatttcaatttttctgaCATGCTGAAGAACATAAAATTGCCTACTACGAAGCGAAATATCATGCATTTTTTAGCTAGTATCTATGATCCACTAGGGATAATTAACCCTATTGTTGTGACAATTAAAGTATTGTTCCAAGATTTGTGTGTTGCAAAATTTGACTGGGATCAACCTTCAGAAGGTGAATTTTACAAAGATGGAATGAAATTTGTACTAGCTTTGACACTGAAACTTTAA